Proteins co-encoded in one Natronorubrum daqingense genomic window:
- a CDS encoding ABC transporter permease yields the protein MKTRLKRLLRRLVHASVLERIAISVASLLAAIVVGGVLVFVSGAYASCQAGLNVAGFTFCYNPMQVFYELFFGAIGHPLEGDWALRNYNLAETLAQTTLLIFTGLSFAVAFRAGLFNIGTQGQLIMGSLATAVTVLYASVIVPSGFIGTVVLIPLGLLAGAVAGGLYGAIPGALKAYADANEVITTIMLNFVAGGVAATLLAWQFQDPESTNQQTESIPAYAEIPNVPFLGFSGRWNFSLLALAFAIVCMIGIAWMLSRTAFGYELRTSGVQPEAAAYSGVDEKRMIVGAMTLSGALGGIGGSLWVLMVQGEWITSVPDLGFDGIAVSILAGNSPLGIGASAFLFGLLDSGSQSISTATDVPPELVGILSGLIILFVAMPEFFRMIGGRYVDFEDVQPVQTDGGEPVEGGEDDA from the coding sequence ATGAAAACCCGTTTGAAACGCCTTCTCAGGCGACTCGTCCACGCCTCGGTCCTCGAGCGAATCGCGATCAGCGTGGCCTCGCTGCTCGCGGCGATCGTCGTGGGCGGCGTCCTCGTTTTCGTCTCCGGCGCGTACGCGTCCTGTCAAGCAGGCCTGAACGTGGCCGGATTTACGTTCTGTTACAACCCGATGCAAGTCTTCTACGAACTGTTCTTCGGAGCGATCGGTCACCCGCTCGAGGGAGACTGGGCGCTTCGAAACTACAACCTCGCGGAGACGCTCGCGCAGACGACGCTGTTGATCTTCACCGGGTTGTCGTTCGCGGTCGCGTTCCGCGCTGGGCTGTTCAACATCGGAACGCAGGGACAACTGATCATGGGGAGTCTCGCGACGGCGGTCACCGTCCTCTACGCGTCGGTGATCGTGCCGAGCGGGTTTATCGGGACCGTCGTCTTGATTCCCCTCGGCCTCCTCGCCGGCGCGGTCGCGGGCGGGCTCTACGGTGCGATTCCGGGGGCGCTCAAGGCGTACGCCGACGCGAACGAGGTTATCACGACGATTATGCTCAACTTCGTCGCCGGTGGCGTCGCGGCGACGCTCCTGGCCTGGCAGTTTCAGGACCCGGAAAGCACGAACCAGCAGACGGAATCGATCCCCGCGTACGCCGAAATTCCGAACGTTCCATTTCTCGGCTTCAGCGGTCGGTGGAACTTCTCGCTACTCGCGCTCGCGTTCGCAATCGTTTGTATGATCGGCATCGCCTGGATGCTCTCGCGGACCGCCTTCGGCTACGAACTCCGGACGAGCGGCGTCCAGCCAGAAGCTGCTGCGTACAGCGGCGTCGACGAGAAACGAATGATCGTCGGGGCGATGACGCTCTCGGGCGCACTCGGCGGCATCGGGGGCTCGCTGTGGGTGCTCATGGTTCAGGGCGAGTGGATCACGAGCGTTCCAGACCTCGGATTCGACGGCATCGCCGTCTCGATCCTCGCGGGGAACAGCCCGCTCGGTATCGGGGCCTCCGCGTTCCTCTTTGGCCTCCTCGACAGCGGCTCGCAGTCGATCAGCACCGCGACGGACGTCCCGCCGGAGCTGGTAGGAATCCTGAGCGGACTCATCATCCTGTTCGTCGCCATGCCGGAGTTCTTCCGCATGATCGGCGGCCGCTACGTCGACTTCGAGGACGTACAGCCCGTCCAGACGGACGGCGGTGAACCCGTCGAAGGGGGTGAGGACGATGCGTAA